The genomic segment ACGTTTGGTAAATGAAACAAGTATTACACCTGTTTTGTTAGGAAATCCTGAAAAAATTCGGATTTATCTTGAGATTGAAAGTGTGACAGATGGTTATGAGGTTATTGATCCTCAAAATTGTTCTTGCTTTGAAGAAATGGTAGCAGCTTTCGTTGAACGCCGTAAAGGAAAAATCACAGAAGACGAAGCTCGGAAACTCTTGAAAGAGGATGTCAATTATTTTGGTGTCATGCTCGTTTATCTTGGAAAAGTACAAGGGATGGTTTCTGGTGCAGTTCATTCTACTGCAAGCACAGTTCGCCCAGCCCTTCAAATTATTAAAACCCTTCCTTGGGTTTCTCGTACATCTGGTGCTTTTCTCATGGTTCGTGACGATGAACGTTATGTTTTCAGTGATTGCGCCATCAATATTGATCCAGACGCTAAAACATTAGCAGAAATTGCCATTAACTCAGCATTAACTGCACAAATCTTTGGTATTGATCCGAAAGTAGCGATGCTTAGTTATTCAACTAAAGGATCTGGATTTGGTGAAAAGGTTGATAAAGTTGTTGAAGCCACAAAACTAGCGCAGGAAATGCGACCTGACCTTGCCATTGATGGAGAATTACAATTTGACGCAGCTTTTGTACCTAAAACAGCAGAATTAAAGGCTCCTGGCAGCAATGTAGCTGGGCAAGCGACTGTTTTCGTCTTTCCTAGTATCGAAGCTGGAAATATCAGCTATAAAATGGCAGAGCGTCTCGGTGGTTTTTCAGCAGTTGGTCCTATTTTGCAAGGGTTGAATCATCCAGTAAATGATCTTTCACGAGGATGTAATGCTGACGATGTTTATAAATTAACATTGATTACTGCCAGCCAAGCAGTTGGTCATTATTAGAAAGCCAAGACAGAATCCAGAATTCAAGTTCTGGGTTCTCTTTTTATTTTATGTTATACTAAATTCATGTTAGATTTGAAGAAATACGGAATTGAAATGTGGGAGGATGAAAAAATTACATCCTTTCGCCAAAAGTTACTAACGTGGTATGATGAAAATAAACGTGATTTGCCTTGGCGGAGAAGTAATAATCCTTATCATATCTGGATTTCAGAAATTATGCTTCAGCAAACACGGGTAGACACGGTCATTCCTTACTATGAGCGCTTTTTGGATTGGTTTCCGACAGTCCAAGATTTGGCAATCGCACCAGAAGAACGCTTATTAAAAGCATGGGAGGGACTAGGATATTATTCGCGAGTGCGCAATATGCAAGAGGCGGCTCAGCAGATTGTGGCAGAGTTTGAGGGTGAGTTTCCTCACACTTACGAAGGAATTTTCAGCCTTAAAGGGATTGGTCCTTATACAGCAGGCGCTATCGCTAGTATTGCTTTTGGATTGCCAGAGCCAGCTGTTGATGGGAATGTGATGCGAGTTTTGAGTCGTTTGTTTGAGGTGAATTTAGACATCGGTATTCCAGCCAATCGGAAAGTTTTTCAAACTATGATGGAAATGTTGATTGATTCCGAAAGGCCAGGAGATTTTAACCAAGCTCTGATGGATTTGGGTTCAGATATTGAAGCGCCGGTGAATCCTCGACCAGAAGATAGCCCTGTAAAGGAATTTAGTGCTGCTTTCTTACATGGAACCATGGAGAAGTACCCTATCAAAGCTCCTAAGAAAAAACCAGTTCCAGTTTATCTGTATGGTTTGATTATCCAAGATGCTCAGGGACAGTTTCTTTTGGAAAAAAATGAGACTAGCGGCCTTTTAGCCGGATTTTGGCATTTTCCTTTAATTGAAGTAGGTGAATTTCCTGATGATGAACAGTTATCGCTTTTTGAAATAGCTGAAAATCAAGTTTCATTTGACTTATCTCCCAAAGAAAGCTTTGAACAGGATTATGATGTAGTAGTGGATTGGCAGTCAGTACACTTCCCACAAATTCAGCATGTATTTAGTCATCGCAAGTGGCAGATCCGTTTACTTTATGGTCAGGTAGTAAATGCTACGGAAATGCCTAAACAGGAACAAGTTTTATGGTTGCATCCTGATGAATTTGACAACTATCCATTTGCTAAACCTCAGCAGAAGATGTGGCAAGCCTTTCAAAAAGGAAAATTAAAAGGAAATTAAATATTAAGAGACAGGGACGATATGATCTCTTCCTCGTTTGGTGATAGTAAAAAGTTACTGCTTAGTTAGTTTATAATATACTTTGAAGTTGGAAATTTTAATTCCAGCTTCATTTTTATAAGTTAGCGAATGTCTTGATTTCGTCAGCTGTCATAGAAGAGTCACAACGGACAGTCACCTGACCATTCTCTGTGTGTAAAAATCCTGGTACAGTTGGGATTCCATATTCGGAACGAAAAGCTTGGAGTTCTTCCAGTTCACTAGGTTCCTCACTGTTGATAAAGAAAATGTGTGCTTGGGTTTCAGCGACAACACTAGCTAGCGTAGTGGCGAATTTACGACAGTAAGGACATGTTTTTCGACCAATGAAAAATGTAGCTGTTTCCTTGTTTGCAATAGCTTTTCGAGCACGATTAACAGTAGTCATTTCTAAAACTTTGATATCTTGTGCAAATTTTTTCATAAAATAACCTCATTTCTTTTGCTCATTCCAGTATGCCATAAATATAAAAATAATGCAGAGATTTGAAATGAAAAGTAAAATATTGAAAGATGAATGAGACAAAGCAACAGCCTACTAGACTGTTGGAAGTTGTAAATAGAGAAAAGATTATTTTTTTGGAATTATATACCTGTTTACACAATCACAAAGTTTAGTTGTAAAATTTACAAAAATCTTATTTTAAAATACTCCATATTGTGATTGGTGTAAACTACTATATAGTTCCCTTATTTTTTATTAGTCATTCTTTTTAAGTTTGAAAAGCAAATGGCATTTGTGGCTTGCAAAGCAGATTCAAAGCACTGTTCTTTATTATAAAAGCAGTCGAGTCTGAGACATGATCGTCCCAGACTCGAAATTTGAAGATTATAGAAGTGAGATTCCGAAACCAAAGGCTTCAGTTTTTCTGCTTATTGTACAAAGTCGTTGATTTCTGCTTCAATTGTATCAATTTTTGCTTGAGCGTCTTGGCTGGAATTCCCAACAACGGCAATATAGAATTTGATTTTTGGTTCTGTTCCTGAAGGACGTACAGCAATCCATGAACCATCAGTAAGCGTATATTTTAATACATCACTAGGGGGTGTTGTAAGGGCAGTGACTGTTCCATCAGTAGTAGTGGCAGTCTGAGCTTTGAAATCTTCTGTGACTGCAATAGCAGTAGCATTGAATTCTTTTGGTGCATTATCACGAAACTTGCTCATTATTGCCTTGATTTGTTCAGCGCCATCAACGCCAGACAAGGTGACTGAAATTGTCTTTTCAGCATAATAACCATATTCTTTGTAGATTTCTTCGATTCCGTCTGCAAGAGTCAAGCCGCGAGAACGATAATAGGCAGCCAATTCTGCAACAACTAATACCGCTTGGATCGCATCTTTGTCACGTACAAATGGTTTAATCAAGTAGCCAAAGCTTTCTTCAAAGCCCATCATATAAGTGTGATTGTGTTTTTCTTCAAATTCTTGGATCTTTTCAGCGATAAATTTGAAACCAGTTAAGACGTTGAACATGGTTGCGCCGTAGCTTTCAGCAATCTTGGCTACAAGATCGGTAGATACAATAGATTTGCAAAGTGCTGCATTTGCAGGAAGTGTTCCAGCTGTCTTGTGTGCTTCAAGGATGTACTTAGCCATAATTGCACCAATTTGATTTCCTGAAAGATTGCGATAGCTACCATCTTTTTGGAGAACTTCAACACCTACACGGTCAGCATCTGGGTCTGTTGCGACAAGGACGTCCGCACCAACTTTGCGTCCCAATTCTTCAGCGAGAGAGAAAGCCGCCTGGTTTTCTGGGTTTGGTGATTTGACAGTAGAAAAGTCTGGGTCTGGCACACATTGAGCTTCAACAACCTGAACAGAATCAAAACCAGCTTGGGCAAATGCTCGACGTGCTAACATTTCACCTGTACCATGAAGCGGAGTGTAGACGATTTTCATGTCTTTGCCGTATTCTTTAATCAATTGTTGGTTGATGTTGACGTCTTTAACTTCCTTGAGATATTCGGCATCAATAGTTTCACCAATAACTTCAATCAAACCAGAAGCTTTTTCGGCTTCAACATCAGCTACTTCAATAGTAAATGGATTTTCAATGGCACGAATATAAGCTGTTAGAGCATCAGCATCATGAGGCGGCATTTGACCACCATCTTCGCCATAAACTTTATAGCCATTAAATGGAGCAGGGTTGTGGCTGGCTGTAATCATAATCCCGGCAAAAGCTTTTAAGTGACGAACTGCAAATGATAATTCTGGTGTCGGACGGAGACTTTCAAATACGTAAGATTTAATGCCATGTTTTGCTAAAACCGCAGCAGATTCAAAGGCAAACTCTGGTGAGAAATGGCGAGAGTCATAAGCAATAGCGACACCGCGTTTTTTGAAATCCTCACCTTTTTCATCAATCAAACGTGCTAAACCTTCAGTTGCCTGACGAACGACATAAATATTGATACGATTTGTACCTGCACCAATCAAGCCACGCATACCAGCGGTACCAAATTCAAGATTTGTATAAAAAGCATCTTCTTTTGTCTTTTCGTCCATCGAATCCAATTCTTTACGAAGGTAGTCTGGAAGTGCTGTAAAATTAAACCATTTTTTGAAATTATCTTGATAAGTCATTGTGAAGTCTCCTTTTATCAAATTTGGAAAGTTTATGAAAACATCTGAAAAATAGCAGCTAATTTTCTTTCCTTAGCGGAATGATGAACATTTTATTTTTCTTAGAATTCTAAACTTTTTATTATTTAACCGTTTTCATTATAGCATTTTTTCATAAAAAAATCACGTTTTCACGTGACTATTTTCTAACTTTTTCAAGTGCTGGGATAATGGTAACCGTCAAAACCGCAGAAATAATCATTTCAGCAATAGAATTGGTTGAAATGACAGAGGCAAGCAGCAACTGAATGTTTCCGTTATACACTTTGGAGAATAGTAGAAAAATCCCTCCTAAAACAAATATGGTATTTGTCAATGAACCAACTGTTCCTGCTAATATAAGTCCAGTTTTATTTTTAAGATATTTATAAACAAAATAAGGTGTGACTCCGATTAAAATTCGCGGAACGAGAGCAATGATAAGCGAATAAATATTCCCATTAGGAACAAATGGACTAAATAGATGACTTGTTGGCAAGAGGACAATTGTATTTGTAACTAGACTAATAATTCCCATTAAAGCACCTAAAAGTGCACCAACTTTTGGTCCATAAAGGATACTAGCAATAATAACAGGAATATGAACAATCGTTGGTTTAATCGGGACGGGAAATAGGTTGAATATCACCGAACTCAATAGATGAATGACGAGCATAATAGCAAAAAAGATAGCAATTTGAGCAATATTAGATTGTTTTTTCATAAATCATTTCCTTTACTTTTTTTATAATCGTTTCTACAGAAGCAAGTGCGCCGATTCCGTGGTCACCACAAGCTAGGACAGTTTCTTTAGGCTGAATAATTTGCCAGCCGTATTTTTCTAGTTTAGATAGATTTTCTTGTGTGATTGGATTTTCATACATTTTTGTATTCATAGCAGGAGATAGCACTTTTTTGACTGTTATAGGCAAAGCGAGAGCAGTGCTTGTTATCATATTGTCTGCAAAGCCACTGGCTAATTTAGCGATGGTATTGGCAGAAGCGGGTGCCACTAAGAAGAGATCTGTTTGCTTAGCGATTTCAATGTGATTGACCTTGTTTGGCGCAGGCTCTTTCATGACATCTGAGTGAACTAGATTTTTTGACAAAACTTGCAAAGTCAAAGGTGTAATAAATTCAGTTGCAGCTTGTGTCATCAGTACCGTAACCGCAAAGTCTTCTTTAGTCAATTGACTAGTCAAGTCAGCAGCTTTATAGGCGGCAATACTTCCCGTGACAGCTAATGTGATATGTTTCATAGATTGTCCTTTGCATGAATATGTGTAAGCAATAGTTGAGCAATTTCTTCTTTAGTGATTGCTTCTATTACAGAATCTTGTTTAACTAAGTAAGCATGATGTTGATGATTGGAAATATGATCCAAGTCATTTGCCACAATTATTTCAGCTTGATTTTTTACAAGGCTGGCACGAGCAACTGCCAATAATTTTTCCTTAGAAACTTCAACCAAGAGTTTAAAACCGATTAGACGGATATTGGGATTCCATTTTTTTACTTGGCTGATAATTTTCGGCGTTTGTTTGAGGAAGAGAACTTGATAATCATCTTGTGATGAAATCTTCCCTTGGACGTTTGTTTTGTTCAAAAACTCTGTTAAATCCTGCGAAGCAGTGATTTGGTCAAATCCTGCCATATAAATAGGAGTATAGTCAGAAACGGCCATTGAATGAATTAAAACATCATGAGTTTTGACCAAAGGCTGCATTGTTTCCAGCAAATCTTGTACATTTTTAATAATTTGAATGGTTAAGTTCGGATGAGAAGCGGGTTTGACAGCACTCTGTGTAGTGACTAAGGTGACCTTATCGCCTCGTGCCAAAAAACTTTCCGCAATAAGTGCACCGAGTTTTCCTGTCGAGTGATTTGTAATAGAACGAACTTGATCAATTTTCTCGCTCGTTCCGCCAGAAGTAATCAATAGTTTCATAATTAAATTTTACACAAAAAAAGTTAATTCGTAAATAAAAAAGACTTTTCCGAACGTTTTTGAGAAGTTTAGCTTTAAAAGAATTTGTTTTCTTTATTTTTTGGTATAATAATCTTATCAAAACTGGAGGATTCCCAATGAAAACGGATATAGAAATTGCTCAGAGTGTTGACTTGCAGCCCATTGCTGATGTGGTGGAAAAAGTTGGAATTGATTATGATGATTTAGAACTTTATGGCAAATACAAAGCTAAATTGTCTTTTGATAAGATTCAGAAATTGCAAAAGAGTCCAGTTGGTAAGTTGATTTTGGTAACAGCGATTAATCCGACATCTGCCGGAGAAGGGAAATCGACAATTACCATTGGTTTAGCAGATGCTCTTAACAAAATCGGAAAGAAAACCATGATTGCGATTCGAGAACCGTCTCTTGGGCCAGTTATGGGAATTAAAGGCGGAGCTGCTGGAGGGGGTTATGCACAGGTTCTACCAATGGAGGACATCAACCTGCATTTTACAGGAGATATGCATGCGATTACTACCGCTAACAATGCTCTTTCTGCTCTGATTGACAATCATCTTCATCAAGGAAATGATTTAGGAATTGACCAACGGCGTATCATTTGGAAGCGCGTGGTAGATTTGAACGACCGTGCTTTGCGGCACGTTACTGTCGGTCTGGGGAGCCCAGTTAATGGAATTCCACGGGAAGATGGTTTTGATATTACGGTTGCATCTGAAATAATGGCTATTCTCTGCTTATCGACAAGTATTGAAGACTTGAAAGAACGTTTAGCTAGTATCGTTATTGGTTATCGTCATGATCGGACGCCGGTTTATGTTCGAGATTTGGAAGTAGAGGGAGCTCTTGCTCTTATTTTGAAAGATGCTATAAAGCCGAATCTAGTACAGACTATTTATGGAACTCCTGCATTTGTTCACGGCGGACCGTTTGCCAATATCGCCCATGGCTGTAATTCTGTTCTGGCGACAACAACAGCTCTGCATTTGGCGGACTACACAGTGACTGAAGCTGGTTTTGGCGCGGATCTAGGGGCTGAGAAATTCCTAGATATCAAAACGCCCAATCTGCCGACTGCTCCAGATGTAGTGGTTATTGTTGCGACTCTTAGAGCACTGAAAATGAACGGTGGTGTTGCTAAAGAAGAGCTGACAACTGATAATGTTGAAGCGGTTAAAGCAGGTTTTGCCAACCTCAAGCGCCACGTGGAAAATATCCGTAAATTTGGTGTTCCGGTCGTGGTGGCTATCAATGAATTTGTGACGGACACCCAAGCTGAAATTGCCGTTCTCAAGGAACTTTGCGCAGAGATTGATGTTCCTGTGGAATTGGCTAGTGTTTGGGCAGACGGAGCTGACGGTGGTCTAGCTCTTGCCGAAACTGTGGTTAAAACGATTGAAACTAGACCTGCTAACTACACTCGACTTTACGATAATAATCTGACAGTTGAAGAAAAAATTGAGAAAATTGTCAAGGAAATCTATCGTGGAACAAAAATTAATTTTGAAAAGAAAGCAAAAATTCAAATTTCTCAAATTGTCAAGAACGGCTGGGATAAGCTGCCAATTTGTATGGCCAAGACCCAGTACAGTTTTTCAGATAATCCAAATCTTCTGGGAGCGCCAGAAAACTTTGAAATCACTATCCGCGAAGTAGTTCCAAAATTGGGTGCAGGTTTTATTGTCGCCCTAACTGGTGATGTTATGACGATGCCCGGCTTGCCAAAACGACCTGCAGCACTCAACATGGACGTAGCAGCAGATGGTACAGCGATTGGACTGTTTTAAATAACAAGGTTCGCAAGAGCCTTTTATTTTTGAATTTGGTAAAATATACATGGTGATATACTTCATTTTTATGAAAGTAATAAGCAGAAAGGAACATTCGGATGAACATCAGATTAGCAAATAAAAACGACGCCGCTGCTCTTGTAGCTATTTACGTGCCTTATGTGGAGAAAACAGCCATTACTTTTGAGTATGATGTTCCGTCGGTGGAGGAATTTTCTGGTCGGATTGAGAAGACTTTGGAAAGGTATCCTTATCTGGTGGCAGAGGAAGCCGGAGTCATTCTGGGCTATGCTTACGGTTCAACTTATTATGGTCGAGAGGCATACAACTGGGCTGTTGAGCTGTCGGTCTATGTAGCTGATGAGAATCGCGGCAGAGGGATTGGGAAGCAGCTTTATGACAAATTGGAAGAAATTCTTGAACAGCAAGGTTTTGTTCATTTTCTGGCTTGCATTTCCCTGCCAAATGATGCTAGTATTTCTTTCCATAAAAACTGTGGTTATCAGCAAGTAGCGCATTTCCCAAAAATCGGCTATAAATTTGAGTGCTGGCATGACACAGTTTGGTTGCAGAAGAGTTTAGATAAACCAACAAGACCAATTAAATTATTCAAAGATATGAATGTTGAAAGTGAATGGTAATATGAAAGTAGAAGATATTTTCCAAGGATTAAAAGAAGTAGCAAACCCTGAAGATGCTATTCACATGAAAGCATATATGAAAGACCAGTTCGAGTTTTTAGGAGTCAAAACACCTATTAGACGAAAGCTTTCCAAGGTATTTTTTAAGAAAAATCACAAGTCTACGATAGATTGGAAATTTATCAATCAGGCTTGGGAAAATCCCTATCGTGAAATGCAATATGTGGTGCTGGATTATTTACAACTAAAACAAACATCTTTAGCCTCAAACGATTTAACAAAGGTAAAGAAATTGGCACAAATAAAGCCTTGGTGGGACACGATTGACTTTTTGAGCCGTTCGGTAGGTTATATTTGTTTACATTATCCTGAGACAAAGAAAATAGTATTGGATTGGAGTACGGATGAGGACATTTGGTTGCGCCGATTGGCTATCGAACATCAATTACTTCAAAAAGAGCAAACGGATGTTCTGCTGCTGGAGCAAATCCTGATTAATAATCTTAATCAGACCGAGTTTTTCATCAATAAGGCCATTGGCTGGGCGCTACGTGATTATTCAAAGACTAACCCTGATTGGGTGCGGGATTTTATCCAAACGCATAAAGAAGGTCTGACATCTCTCAGTATCAGGGAAGGAAGTAAGTACTTGTAAAGGTATATAAAGTTTCGATTTATTGATGAATGCTTTTGATAATAGTAAAACGCCCTAAATTATGTTTAGAGCGTTGCGTAATATTAAATATTCTTTTGTTCTAAATGATGGATACGATTATATCTAGTATAATGGACGATAATAATGGTTAAAATAGCAGTGACTGTCCAGATAGCATATTGATGAATGAAGCGTGTGAGAACTCCAGTGAAAATAGCTCCTCCGATAAAACTGGCAACAATCATAGAGTAATTAACAGCCTGTCTTTGAATAATATGTCTACGCTCTTTAAAACGAATATACTCGTACCAAGCAGTGACCATTTTCCGATAATTTCCTGAGGTCATCATAATCATGTAGGGGTGAGACTCGACTTTTGAGCCTGTATAAGTTAACATGACCATTCCTGTAGAGGTTGCAAATAATATCACCCAGATAAAATAATGAGAGTGAAAGAACGGAAAGAGGAAAGTGATGAGAGTTAACGGTAAGATTCCCCAAGTACGCCAATGTGAACTTTGAGCCTGTTCTTTAAGTAGAATACCAAGGATAAAACCAAAAGTAAAGAAGACAAGTGAAAGAATGCGATAAGCCGTCTTTACGGTTGGACCATCCCAGTCGGCTACAATTAAAAGAATATTCCCTGTTTGGGTTGCGATTAGCGTACTAAATTGCATATGCGAGAAAACATCAAGGCAGCCACCTACAGCACCAAGTAAGAGAGCCATTATTCTCGTGTCCTGAGGCATAAGGACAGGCTGTTTTGTTGTATCCATAACTTTTTATCCTCCTAAAATTATTTTACTCTTTTAAAATGTTAATTTCAAACGTGGAAGGAGTTGAGAATGTAATAGTTTTTCTTGACATAATTTGATAAGTATAGTAAGATTGGTTCATGCGATGAGTCAATAGGTGGCGCAAGCCACATATTGAGCATGGGAGGTCATATACGCAGGAGCGGACCTTGATGAGTTGTGTGAACCTGCTCATCACACATAAGTGCCCTTAATTCCTACTTTTTTAGTAGGGATTTTTTGTAAGTCTTTTCAATTCTTTAGAAAAGTAGTATAATACAAGCAATACACAAATTTTTTGAAAATTCAGAGAGGTATGTGATGGGATACACAGTTGCTGTGGTGGGAGCTACAGGTGCCGTTGGAGCTCAAATGATTAAAATGTTGGAAGAATCAAGTCTTCCAATTGAAAAAGTACGCTATTTGGCTTCAGTACGTTCAGCGGGGAAGAAACTATCCTTTAAAGATCAAGAAGTGGTGATTGAAGAAACAACCGAGGAAGCTTTTTCTGGTGTTGATATTGCTCTCTTTTCAGCAGGTGGTTCAATCTCTGCTAAATACGCTCCTTATGCAGTAAGAGCAGGTGCAGTTGTAGTAGATAACACCTCTTATTTTCGGCAAAATCCTGATGTTCCATTAGTAGTTCCAGAAGTGAATGCGCATGCACTTAATAATCATAAGGGAATTATTGCTTGTCCAAATTGTTCAACAATCCAAATGATGATTGCGCTTGAGCCAGTTCGCCAGAAATGGGGGGTGGAGCGCATTATCGTATCTACCTATCAGGCTGTGTCTGGAGCTGGTATGGGAGCTATTCTAGAAACGCAACGGGAACTACGTGAAGTTTTAAA from the Streptococcus constellatus subsp. constellatus genome contains:
- the pta gene encoding phosphate acetyltransferase — its product is MKIFETIREALQDKEVKIVLPEGEEPRILQATKRLVNETSITPVLLGNPEKIRIYLEIESVTDGYEVIDPQNCSCFEEMVAAFVERRKGKITEDEARKLLKEDVNYFGVMLVYLGKVQGMVSGAVHSTASTVRPALQIIKTLPWVSRTSGAFLMVRDDERYVFSDCAINIDPDAKTLAEIAINSALTAQIFGIDPKVAMLSYSTKGSGFGEKVDKVVEATKLAQEMRPDLAIDGELQFDAAFVPKTAELKAPGSNVAGQATVFVFPSIEAGNISYKMAERLGGFSAVGPILQGLNHPVNDLSRGCNADDVYKLTLITASQAVGHY
- the mutY gene encoding A/G-specific adenine glycosylase, giving the protein MLDLKKYGIEMWEDEKITSFRQKLLTWYDENKRDLPWRRSNNPYHIWISEIMLQQTRVDTVIPYYERFLDWFPTVQDLAIAPEERLLKAWEGLGYYSRVRNMQEAAQQIVAEFEGEFPHTYEGIFSLKGIGPYTAGAIASIAFGLPEPAVDGNVMRVLSRLFEVNLDIGIPANRKVFQTMMEMLIDSERPGDFNQALMDLGSDIEAPVNPRPEDSPVKEFSAAFLHGTMEKYPIKAPKKKPVPVYLYGLIIQDAQGQFLLEKNETSGLLAGFWHFPLIEVGEFPDDEQLSLFEIAENQVSFDLSPKESFEQDYDVVVDWQSVHFPQIQHVFSHRKWQIRLLYGQVVNATEMPKQEQVLWLHPDEFDNYPFAKPQQKMWQAFQKGKLKGN
- a CDS encoding thiol reductase thioredoxin; this encodes MKKFAQDIKVLEMTTVNRARKAIANKETATFFIGRKTCPYCRKFATTLASVVAETQAHIFFINSEEPSELEELQAFRSEYGIPTVPGFLHTENGQVTVRCDSSMTADEIKTFANL
- a CDS encoding phospho-sugar mutase, which encodes MTYQDNFKKWFNFTALPDYLRKELDSMDEKTKEDAFYTNLEFGTAGMRGLIGAGTNRINIYVVRQATEGLARLIDEKGEDFKKRGVAIAYDSRHFSPEFAFESAAVLAKHGIKSYVFESLRPTPELSFAVRHLKAFAGIMITASHNPAPFNGYKVYGEDGGQMPPHDADALTAYIRAIENPFTIEVADVEAEKASGLIEVIGETIDAEYLKEVKDVNINQQLIKEYGKDMKIVYTPLHGTGEMLARRAFAQAGFDSVQVVEAQCVPDPDFSTVKSPNPENQAAFSLAEELGRKVGADVLVATDPDADRVGVEVLQKDGSYRNLSGNQIGAIMAKYILEAHKTAGTLPANAALCKSIVSTDLVAKIAESYGATMFNVLTGFKFIAEKIQEFEEKHNHTYMMGFEESFGYLIKPFVRDKDAIQAVLVVAELAAYYRSRGLTLADGIEEIYKEYGYYAEKTISVTLSGVDGAEQIKAIMSKFRDNAPKEFNATAIAVTEDFKAQTATTTDGTVTALTTPPSDVLKYTLTDGSWIAVRPSGTEPKIKFYIAVVGNSSQDAQAKIDTIEAEINDFVQ
- a CDS encoding ECF transporter S component produces the protein MKKQSNIAQIAIFFAIMLVIHLLSSVIFNLFPVPIKPTIVHIPVIIASILYGPKVGALLGALMGIISLVTNTIVLLPTSHLFSPFVPNGNIYSLIIALVPRILIGVTPYFVYKYLKNKTGLILAGTVGSLTNTIFVLGGIFLLFSKVYNGNIQLLLASVISTNSIAEMIISAVLTVTIIPALEKVRK
- the coaC gene encoding phosphopantothenoylcysteine decarboxylase, which codes for MKHITLAVTGSIAAYKAADLTSQLTKEDFAVTVLMTQAATEFITPLTLQVLSKNLVHSDVMKEPAPNKVNHIEIAKQTDLFLVAPASANTIAKLASGFADNMITSTALALPITVKKVLSPAMNTKMYENPITQENLSKLEKYGWQIIQPKETVLACGDHGIGALASVETIIKKVKEMIYEKTI
- a CDS encoding phosphopantothenate--cysteine ligase, whose product is MKLLITSGGTSEKIDQVRSITNHSTGKLGALIAESFLARGDKVTLVTTQSAVKPASHPNLTIQIIKNVQDLLETMQPLVKTHDVLIHSMAVSDYTPIYMAGFDQITASQDLTEFLNKTNVQGKISSQDDYQVLFLKQTPKIISQVKKWNPNIRLIGFKLLVEVSKEKLLAVARASLVKNQAEIIVANDLDHISNHQHHAYLVKQDSVIEAITKEEIAQLLLTHIHAKDNL
- a CDS encoding formate--tetrahydrofolate ligase, producing the protein MKTDIEIAQSVDLQPIADVVEKVGIDYDDLELYGKYKAKLSFDKIQKLQKSPVGKLILVTAINPTSAGEGKSTITIGLADALNKIGKKTMIAIREPSLGPVMGIKGGAAGGGYAQVLPMEDINLHFTGDMHAITTANNALSALIDNHLHQGNDLGIDQRRIIWKRVVDLNDRALRHVTVGLGSPVNGIPREDGFDITVASEIMAILCLSTSIEDLKERLASIVIGYRHDRTPVYVRDLEVEGALALILKDAIKPNLVQTIYGTPAFVHGGPFANIAHGCNSVLATTTALHLADYTVTEAGFGADLGAEKFLDIKTPNLPTAPDVVVIVATLRALKMNGGVAKEELTTDNVEAVKAGFANLKRHVENIRKFGVPVVVAINEFVTDTQAEIAVLKELCAEIDVPVELASVWADGADGGLALAETVVKTIETRPANYTRLYDNNLTVEEKIEKIVKEIYRGTKINFEKKAKIQISQIVKNGWDKLPICMAKTQYSFSDNPNLLGAPENFEITIREVVPKLGAGFIVALTGDVMTMPGLPKRPAALNMDVAADGTAIGLF
- a CDS encoding GNAT family N-acetyltransferase; the encoded protein is MNIRLANKNDAAALVAIYVPYVEKTAITFEYDVPSVEEFSGRIEKTLERYPYLVAEEAGVILGYAYGSTYYGREAYNWAVELSVYVADENRGRGIGKQLYDKLEEILEQQGFVHFLACISLPNDASISFHKNCGYQQVAHFPKIGYKFECWHDTVWLQKSLDKPTRPIKLFKDMNVESEW
- a CDS encoding DNA alkylation repair protein, whose protein sequence is MKVEDIFQGLKEVANPEDAIHMKAYMKDQFEFLGVKTPIRRKLSKVFFKKNHKSTIDWKFINQAWENPYREMQYVVLDYLQLKQTSLASNDLTKVKKLAQIKPWWDTIDFLSRSVGYICLHYPETKKIVLDWSTDEDIWLRRLAIEHQLLQKEQTDVLLLEQILINNLNQTEFFINKAIGWALRDYSKTNPDWVRDFIQTHKEGLTSLSIREGSKYL
- a CDS encoding YoaK family protein, whose product is MDTTKQPVLMPQDTRIMALLLGAVGGCLDVFSHMQFSTLIATQTGNILLIVADWDGPTVKTAYRILSLVFFTFGFILGILLKEQAQSSHWRTWGILPLTLITFLFPFFHSHYFIWVILFATSTGMVMLTYTGSKVESHPYMIMMTSGNYRKMVTAWYEYIRFKERRHIIQRQAVNYSMIVASFIGGAIFTGVLTRFIHQYAIWTVTAILTIIIVHYTRYNRIHHLEQKNI